A stretch of Sulfurimonas autotrophica DSM 16294 DNA encodes these proteins:
- a CDS encoding exopolysaccharide biosynthesis polyprenyl glycosylphosphotransferase, with protein MNEFAFVVFIIVALMYYEKIYTLQYDFWQETKKILKSLILAYFIVLALLTLTKTSFGYSRLFISIYFLFAVFLMPIAKRFEKRIIYKFPFFKKKVLVMGDNNQVEVLKKELRDNWYIGMESDDKEYDTVIISSQGMSVEEVNHKITKYLEANTAVYIVPYVTNINFANSNIMEYSNIRYSTIQVENKLLLKINIWIKNLFDLFVTLMIMPFFLLIHAVISLAIILDSKGAVFFKQDRLGKDDNNFVCYKYRTMYKNADDILKNYLKSNPDEVKYYEEYHKYKNDPRVTKIGRLLRTTSMDELPQIINVLKGEMSLVGPRPYMLNESDKLGEDKNFILKVKPGITGLWQVSGRNNLTFKQRNELEVWYIKNWSLWADFVILIKTVKVVFSKIGAK; from the coding sequence TTGAATGAATTCGCATTTGTTGTATTTATTATAGTTGCACTGATGTATTATGAAAAGATATATACTCTGCAATATGATTTTTGGCAAGAGACGAAAAAAATTCTAAAATCTTTGATTTTGGCATATTTTATCGTGTTAGCACTACTGACACTTACAAAAACATCATTTGGCTATTCACGGCTTTTTATTAGTATCTATTTTTTGTTTGCAGTTTTTCTCATGCCGATAGCTAAAAGATTTGAAAAAAGAATCATATACAAATTTCCATTTTTTAAGAAAAAAGTGTTGGTAATGGGAGATAACAATCAGGTAGAAGTCTTAAAAAAAGAGCTGCGTGATAATTGGTATATTGGTATGGAAAGTGATGATAAAGAGTATGATACGGTTATTATATCCTCGCAGGGAATGAGTGTAGAAGAAGTGAATCATAAAATCACAAAATATTTAGAGGCTAACACCGCGGTTTATATTGTACCTTATGTGACAAATATAAACTTTGCCAATTCAAATATTATGGAGTACTCAAATATAAGGTACAGTACGATACAGGTAGAAAATAAACTTCTTTTAAAAATAAATATATGGATAAAAAACCTGTTTGACCTGTTTGTTACTTTGATGATAATGCCGTTCTTTTTGCTTATTCACGCTGTAATTAGTTTAGCTATTATCTTAGATTCCAAAGGGGCTGTATTTTTTAAGCAAGATAGATTAGGCAAAGATGATAATAATTTTGTATGTTATAAATATAGAACTATGTATAAAAATGCGGACGATATCCTAAAAAATTATTTAAAAAGTAACCCCGATGAAGTTAAATACTATGAAGAGTATCATAAGTACAAAAATGATCCTCGTGTAACAAAAATCGGCAGACTTTTAAGAACAACTTCAATGGATGAATTACCGCAGATTATCAATGTACTAAAAGGTGAGATGAGCCTAGTCGGTCCTCGTCCTTATATGCTAAATGAATCTGATAAACTTGGAGAAGATAAAAACTTTATACTTAAAGTCAAACCCGGCATCACAGGATTATGGCAAGTAAGCGGTAGAAATAATTTGACTTTTAAACAAAGAAATGAGCTGGAAGTATGGTATATTAAAAACTGGTCTTTATGGGCTGACTTCGTTATTCTTATTAAAACGGTTAAAGTAGTGTTTTCAAAAATTGGAGCAAAATGA
- a CDS encoding NifU family protein — protein sequence MIPFSDEELLEPVKHVIDKVRPSLALDGGDIDFITVKNGNVYVQLKGACIGCASSGSTLKYGVERQLRMDIHPEITVVNVPAGMENDIDNL from the coding sequence ATGATTCCATTTTCAGACGAAGAGTTATTAGAGCCGGTTAAACATGTAATAGACAAGGTACGTCCTTCTTTAGCACTTGATGGTGGAGATATAGATTTTATTACAGTGAAGAATGGCAATGTGTATGTACAATTAAAAGGTGCATGTATAGGGTGTGCAAGTAGCGGCAGTACATTAAAGTATGGAGTTGAAAGACAGTTGAGAATGGATATTCATCCTGAAATCACTGTTGTAAATGTTCCTGCCGGCATGGAAAACGACATAGACAATTTATAG
- a CDS encoding DUF1972 domain-containing protein: protein MKIAILGTRGIPNNYGGFEQFAEHLAVALVKRKHEVTVYNSHNHSYKEDYYNGVRIKHIYDPEDKIGTIGQLIYDFLSIIDTRKEKYDVILQLGYTSSSVFFKLHPKDSIIVTNMDGLEWKRTKYSKKVQMFLKWAESLAVKRSDYLVSDSVGIQNYLKKKYNIESTYIPYGSDVFKNPDDKVIKKFNLTQFNYNMLIARIEPENSIEMILEGVCLSQKNMKFLVIGNINTSYGEYITNKFSKYLNIIFTGAIYDINILNNLRYYSNLYFHGHTVGGTNPSLLEAMGSSALICANKNEFNESILDEDAFYFQNKKDVAIIINSIVKEKYLHKVENNLIKIEKLYQWDKIIDSYERLFLDIKYSSRIK, encoded by the coding sequence GTGAAAATAGCAATTCTGGGAACAAGAGGCATACCAAATAATTACGGAGGATTTGAACAGTTTGCCGAGCATTTAGCGGTTGCTTTAGTAAAAAGAAAGCATGAAGTCACTGTTTACAATTCACACAATCATAGTTATAAAGAAGATTATTACAATGGTGTAAGAATAAAACATATATATGATCCGGAGGATAAAATTGGAACAATAGGTCAATTAATATATGATTTTTTATCAATTATAGATACAAGAAAAGAAAAATATGATGTTATCTTACAGTTGGGATATACCAGTAGTTCGGTATTTTTTAAGCTGCATCCAAAAGATTCTATTATTGTGACAAATATGGACGGTTTAGAATGGAAGCGTACAAAATATTCCAAGAAAGTTCAAATGTTTTTAAAGTGGGCGGAATCTCTTGCAGTGAAAAGAAGTGATTATCTTGTAAGCGACTCCGTTGGTATTCAAAATTATCTAAAGAAAAAATATAATATTGAATCTACTTATATACCGTATGGATCGGATGTATTTAAGAATCCTGATGACAAAGTAATAAAAAAGTTCAATTTAACACAGTTTAATTACAATATGTTGATTGCAAGAATAGAACCGGAGAATAGTATAGAAATGATTTTGGAAGGAGTGTGTTTATCTCAAAAAAATATGAAGTTTTTAGTTATTGGAAATATTAATACTTCATATGGTGAATATATAACAAATAAATTTAGTAAATATTTAAATATAATTTTTACCGGTGCGATTTATGATATAAATATTTTAAATAATTTAAGATATTACTCAAATCTTTACTTTCATGGGCATACCGTAGGCGGTACCAATCCATCACTTTTAGAAGCTATGGGTTCAAGTGCATTAATATGTGCAAATAAAAATGAATTTAATGAATCTATTTTAGATGAAGATGCTTTTTATTTTCAAAATAAAAAAGATGTTGCAATAATTATTAATAGTATAGTTAAAGAGAAATATCTTCACAAAGTAGAAAATAATTTAATAAAAATAGAAAAACTTTACCAATGGGATAAAATTATTGATTCATATGAAAGATTATTTTTAGATATAAAATACTCTTCAAGAATAAAGTAG
- a CDS encoding O-antigen ligase family protein: MKNLFKKDINTYINYLIIAYAFSFPISKAAVNIIEVLMILLWIYQDNWNHKIKLLKSSKFIIFISLFILYNVISILWASDTIFALNYIGKYHHFLMIPIIYTALEKKYINYVLSAFVASVFISEIMSYGIYFKLFTYKHATPEFPTPFMHHITYSVILAFTSTILLINFFMAKELRYKIFNILFFITLTINLFINGGRTGQLLFVILLFTLFFMFMKSKIKAIILSTVIIITILLLAYNFSSNFNSRIHQLQSGLHKAIDKKDYTDQGGMRIVMIKIGTETFLDNFIKGTGIGNVMKDANIYSAKNHYKTRDMHIFGDFHNVFINTAAQLGILGLIILLAIFYSLLSLKFKTKQYYILNLMFVISFILFSCTHNTFHTMNPMVFFVVFTGLFNAISRIETQEVRIVK; this comes from the coding sequence ATGAAAAATTTGTTTAAAAAGGATATAAATACTTACATTAATTATCTTATAATTGCATATGCTTTTAGTTTTCCTATCTCAAAAGCAGCTGTTAATATTATAGAAGTGTTAATGATATTACTATGGATATATCAAGATAATTGGAATCATAAAATTAAACTTTTAAAATCAAGTAAATTTATAATATTTATCTCGCTTTTCATTCTTTATAATGTTATCTCGATTCTATGGGCTTCAGATACAATATTCGCACTTAATTACATTGGAAAATATCATCATTTTTTAATGATTCCCATCATATATACCGCATTAGAGAAAAAATACATTAATTATGTTCTTTCAGCATTTGTAGCAAGTGTATTTATTAGTGAGATAATGTCTTATGGTATATATTTTAAATTATTTACATATAAGCATGCCACCCCGGAATTTCCTACACCGTTTATGCATCACATCACCTATAGTGTGATTTTGGCATTTACAAGCACTATATTATTAATAAATTTTTTTATGGCAAAAGAATTAAGGTACAAGATATTTAATATTTTATTTTTTATTACATTGACTATAAATTTATTTATAAATGGCGGCAGAACAGGACAGCTTCTCTTCGTTATTTTACTTTTTACGCTCTTTTTCATGTTTATGAAAAGCAAAATAAAGGCTATTATATTATCTACGGTTATAATCATTACAATTCTATTACTTGCATATAATTTTAGCAGCAATTTTAATTCTAGAATTCATCAATTACAAAGTGGTTTGCATAAGGCTATCGATAAAAAAGATTATACTGATCAGGGTGGTATGAGAATTGTTATGATAAAAATAGGAACAGAAACCTTTTTAGATAATTTTATAAAAGGAACCGGTATTGGGAATGTTATGAAAGATGCCAATATTTATAGTGCTAAAAATCATTATAAAACAAGAGATATGCATATATTTGGAGATTTTCATAATGTTTTTATCAATACGGCAGCACAGCTTGGTATATTAGGTTTAATAATTTTATTGGCAATATTTTATTCATTATTGAGTTTAAAATTTAAAACAAAGCAGTATTATATTTTAAATTTAATGTTTGTTATATCATTTATACTTTTTTCCTGCACGCATAATACATTCCATACTATGAATCCGATGGTTTTCTTTGTTGTGTTTACAGGATTATTCAATGCAATATCTAGAATTGAAACACAAGAAGTTAGAATTGTTAAATAA
- the rpsM gene encoding 30S ribosomal protein S13, translating to MARISGVDLPKKKRIEYGLTYIYGIGLHTARQILDATGIDYNKRVFELNEEDVAAITKEIRENHMVEGDLRKKVAMDIKALMDLGSYRGLRHRRGLPCRGQKTKTNARTRKGKRKTVGAA from the coding sequence ATGGCTCGTATTTCTGGTGTAGATTTACCTAAGAAAAAACGTATAGAGTATGGATTAACATACATCTATGGTATTGGTCTTCATACTGCTCGTCAAATATTAGACGCAACAGGGATAGACTATAACAAAAGAGTTTTCGAATTAAACGAAGAAGATGTAGCAGCGATTACGAAAGAAATCCGTGAAAACCATATGGTTGAGGGTGATTTACGTAAAAAAGTTGCAATGGATATTAAGGCACTTATGGATTTAGGTTCATACCGTGGTCTACGTCACCGTCGTGGTCTTCCATGTCGTGGTCAAAAAACTAAGACAAATGCGCGTACTCGTAAGGGTAAACGTAAAACTGTCGGCGCAGCGTAA
- the rpmJ gene encoding 50S ribosomal protein L36 — MKVRASVKKMCDDCKVIKRRGIVRVICKNPKHKQRQG, encoded by the coding sequence ATGAAAGTAAGAGCTTCAGTGAAAAAGATGTGTGATGACTGCAAAGTTATCAAAAGAAGAGGTATTGTAAGAGTAATCTGCAAGAACCCTAAACATAAACAGAGACAAGGATAA
- a CDS encoding (2Fe-2S) ferredoxin domain-containing protein, with translation MGIPQPAFYIFKCEQSAPPGMPKPSCVTPATQDLFQYLAQKLMQEGIMGTVQPIRTSCMNRCSAGPVMLVEPGHTMYAGLTKEKIDKIISEHIIGGNVVEEYVIDAEMWDEPISPADMQKQMGR, from the coding sequence ATGGGAATCCCTCAACCGGCATTTTATATCTTCAAGTGTGAGCAGTCTGCTCCTCCAGGTATGCCAAAACCTTCATGTGTTACACCTGCAACGCAGGACTTATTTCAATATCTTGCTCAAAAATTGATGCAAGAAGGAATTATGGGAACAGTACAGCCGATTCGTACATCTTGCATGAATCGTTGTTCTGCAGGGCCTGTAATGCTTGTTGAACCGGGACATACAATGTATGCAGGCCTTACAAAAGAAAAAATCGATAAAATTATTTCTGAGCATATTATCGGCGGTAATGTAGTTGAAGAATATGTTATTGATGCTGAAATGTGGGATGAACCAATTTCACCGGCTGATATGCAAAAGCAAATGGGTAGATAA
- a CDS encoding aldo/keto reductase, with protein MSTFAFGTYRITDENPLHIEALKEAVDAGIDLIDTSTNYTDGGAERAIGKVLRNFPDAIRDKIKIVSKYGYIQGSNMLAHKEETFEDVVEFNQSCYHSIANSFMKKQLDASLERLQMSKIDCYLIHNPEYFILDALNKGKKRDEILDSMYQRLYEAFIGLEEEVKEGRINSYGISSNSFAKAKNDPKFLPYEDLLTLAQNAAQEAGNKKHSFSTVQLPVNIVEKEGLKCAAWAKKQGLRVLANRPLNAQKENLMYRLAEYSESKEYYYYLNELLQACDNDLLKSLYNLIEQMDTNKHKFGWVGEYDTFLHSQIIPHIKQALQNIQPDTLDELLRFVDLFLQEYRIMVAYECSKRVRAELKEEFKGCHKKVQECALEFLCKQDAIDYILVGMRKPSYVQEIMAMRENICLD; from the coding sequence ATGAGTACTTTCGCATTCGGAACTTACAGAATTACAGATGAAAATCCCCTCCATATTGAAGCATTAAAAGAAGCTGTTGATGCAGGCATAGATTTAATTGACACCTCTACAAACTATACAGACGGCGGTGCTGAGAGGGCTATAGGCAAAGTATTGCGTAATTTTCCTGATGCCATAAGAGATAAGATTAAAATTGTAAGCAAATACGGATATATTCAAGGCTCAAATATGCTTGCACACAAAGAAGAAACTTTTGAAGATGTTGTGGAATTTAATCAAAGCTGTTACCACTCTATAGCAAATTCATTTATGAAAAAACAGCTCGATGCCTCTTTAGAGAGACTACAAATGAGCAAAATTGATTGTTATTTAATTCATAATCCTGAGTATTTTATATTGGATGCTTTGAATAAAGGTAAAAAAAGAGATGAAATACTAGATAGTATGTATCAAAGATTGTATGAAGCGTTTATAGGCTTGGAAGAGGAAGTGAAAGAGGGTCGCATAAACTCTTACGGTATCAGTTCAAACAGTTTTGCAAAGGCAAAAAACGATCCGAAATTTTTACCGTATGAAGATTTACTCACACTTGCACAAAATGCTGCACAAGAGGCAGGCAATAAAAAACACAGCTTCTCAACTGTGCAGCTGCCAGTAAATATAGTAGAGAAAGAGGGTTTAAAGTGTGCTGCTTGGGCAAAAAAACAGGGACTTCGGGTACTTGCTAACCGTCCGTTAAATGCACAAAAAGAGAATTTAATGTATAGACTGGCAGAATATTCGGAGAGTAAAGAGTACTATTATTACCTTAATGAATTACTGCAGGCTTGTGATAATGATTTACTCAAATCGTTGTATAATTTGATTGAACAAATGGATACGAACAAACATAAATTTGGCTGGGTAGGTGAATATGATACCTTTTTACATTCACAAATTATTCCTCATATCAAACAGGCTTTGCAAAATATCCAACCGGATACTTTGGATGAGCTGTTGCGATTTGTTGATCTGTTTTTACAAGAATATAGAATCATGGTTGCCTATGAGTGTTCAAAACGTGTCAGAGCTGAACTCAAAGAAGAATTTAAAGGGTGTCATAAAAAAGTGCAAGAGTGTGCTTTGGAATTTTTATGCAAGCAAGATGCAATTGATTACATTCTCGTGGGAATGAGAAAACCATCATATGTACAAGAAATTATGGCTATGCGTGAAAACATCTGTCTTGATTAA
- a CDS encoding YbaB/EbfC family nucleoid-associated protein, whose amino-acid sequence MFSNLGDMGKMLEGMQENAAKLQEELASKTFSVKSGGGLIELTLNGNGEVIDLSIDDELLEDKEALQILLIGAINDANKMVQQNQQSSAMSMLGGLK is encoded by the coding sequence ATGTTTAGTAATTTGGGCGATATGGGAAAAATGCTTGAAGGGATGCAGGAAAATGCTGCAAAACTTCAAGAAGAACTTGCCTCTAAAACTTTTAGCGTAAAAAGCGGCGGCGGATTGATTGAGCTTACACTTAACGGTAACGGTGAAGTTATTGATTTAAGTATTGATGATGAACTTTTAGAAGATAAAGAAGCCCTACAGATATTGCTTATCGGTGCCATCAATGATGCAAATAAAATGGTACAACAAAATCAACAAAGCAGTGCAATGAGCATGCTTGGTGGACTAAAATAG
- the panD gene encoding aspartate 1-decarboxylase, producing the protein MTIEMLYSKIHRATVTDANLNYVGSITIDEELLEASKMRVGQKVEILNINNGERFSTYIILGERGKRDICLNGAAARKVHKGDKIIVVAYATYDERELENYKPRVVLLNDENNIDAIHEEI; encoded by the coding sequence ATGACGATAGAAATGTTGTACAGCAAAATCCATCGTGCTACAGTAACTGATGCCAATTTAAACTATGTCGGCTCAATTACTATAGATGAAGAGTTGTTAGAAGCTTCAAAGATGAGAGTTGGACAGAAAGTAGAAATACTTAACATTAATAATGGTGAGCGATTTTCTACCTATATCATTTTAGGCGAGCGCGGAAAACGTGATATCTGCTTGAATGGTGCAGCTGCAAGAAAAGTGCACAAAGGCGATAAAATCATAGTCGTTGCGTATGCAACATATGATGAAAGGGAGCTTGAAAATTATAAGCCCCGTGTTGTTCTTTTAAATGATGAAAACAATATAGACGCAATCCACGAAGAGATTTAA
- a CDS encoding UDP-N-acetylmuramoyl-L-alanyl-D-glutamate--2,6-diaminopimelate ligase, whose product MKIELPDQAYKYVTENSGECDEETAFVLTHQNRAYLEDAKQHNAHSIIKIEDIAELFGVNKIKIIGITGTNGKTTTASAIYSFLLDLGYKAALQGTRGLFMNDEVCEGKTLTTPSVLNTYKHIYQAVCAGCEYFIMEVSSHALVQRRIEGLKFELKILTNITQDHLDYHKTIEEYIAVKNGFFQDESKKLINKDEPKAAFNFKNAYTYGIENPATYRLMAYSLNEGSSGIIQHFQEIVPFTASLHGFFNLYNLMAAIAATHLITDKTLEEIADVVDNFAGVSGRMEQVCAAPNVIVDFAHTPDGMQQVLNALKEKELIVVFGAGGDRDRLKRPIMGRVAASLAKKVIVTSDNPRHEDPEIIIDDILEGIQDKTNIIVELNRKKAIQMALDMQEDEEVVVILGKGDEAYQVIYDEKFAFDDREVVKELLNLS is encoded by the coding sequence TTGAAAATTGAATTACCAGACCAGGCTTATAAATACGTAACAGAAAACTCTGGGGAGTGTGATGAAGAAACAGCTTTTGTATTGACACATCAAAACAGAGCCTATTTGGAAGATGCAAAACAACATAATGCGCACTCTATTATTAAAATAGAAGACATCGCAGAACTTTTTGGTGTCAATAAAATTAAGATTATTGGTATTACTGGTACAAACGGTAAAACTACTACAGCAAGTGCAATCTATTCATTTTTACTTGATTTAGGCTATAAAGCTGCTCTGCAGGGGACGCGTGGCCTTTTTATGAATGATGAAGTGTGTGAGGGTAAAACTCTGACGACGCCTTCTGTGCTTAATACCTATAAACATATTTATCAGGCAGTATGTGCGGGATGTGAATATTTTATCATGGAAGTAAGTTCACATGCCTTGGTGCAACGAAGAATTGAAGGTCTGAAGTTTGAATTAAAAATTTTGACAAATATTACGCAAGACCATTTGGATTATCATAAAACTATAGAAGAATATATAGCAGTAAAAAATGGTTTCTTTCAAGATGAAAGCAAAAAACTCATCAATAAAGATGAACCAAAGGCCGCATTTAATTTTAAAAATGCCTACACATATGGTATTGAGAATCCTGCTACATACAGACTGATGGCATACTCACTCAATGAAGGTTCAAGCGGTATTATCCAGCATTTTCAAGAAATTGTTCCTTTTACCGCATCTCTTCATGGTTTTTTCAACCTCTATAATCTCATGGCAGCAATAGCAGCAACGCACCTTATAACAGATAAAACCTTAGAAGAAATAGCAGACGTTGTCGATAATTTTGCAGGAGTCAGCGGAAGAATGGAACAGGTCTGTGCGGCACCGAATGTTATAGTGGACTTTGCGCATACGCCAGACGGTATGCAACAGGTACTCAATGCCCTAAAAGAAAAAGAGCTCATTGTTGTCTTTGGTGCAGGCGGAGACAGAGACAGACTAAAGCGTCCTATTATGGGCAGGGTAGCTGCAAGTCTTGCTAAAAAAGTGATTGTTACAAGTGATAATCCGCGTCATGAAGATCCCGAGATTATCATAGATGATATTTTAGAAGGTATTCAAGATAAAACAAATATCATAGTTGAGCTCAATAGAAAAAAAGCAATACAAATGGCACTTGATATGCAAGAAGATGAAGAGGTTGTTGTAATACTTGGAAAAGGTGATGAAGCATATCAGGTTATTTATGATGAGAAGTTTGCTTTTGATGACAGAGAGGTAGTTAAAGAGTTATTAAATTTGAGTTAA
- the rplQ gene encoding 50S ribosomal protein L17 — MRHRHGYRKLGRTSAHRAALLKNLSISLIEHGKIETTAVKAKELRSYIEKLITTAGKNDSNAHRAVFAALQSKEATKTLVNELAPKYVDRAGGYTRITRTRIRRGDATPMAFIELV; from the coding sequence ATGAGACACCGTCATGGATATCGTAAACTAGGTCGTACAAGTGCACACCGTGCTGCTCTTTTAAAGAACCTTAGTATTTCGTTAATAGAACATGGTAAAATTGAAACAACTGCTGTAAAAGCAAAAGAGCTTCGCTCTTATATTGAGAAACTTATCACAACTGCTGGTAAAAATGACTCAAATGCGCACAGAGCAGTATTTGCTGCGCTTCAAAGTAAAGAAGCAACTAAAACTTTAGTAAATGAGTTAGCACCTAAGTACGTTGATCGTGCTGGTGGATATACTAGAATTACTAGAACTCGTATTCGTCGTGGTGATGCTACACCGATGGCATTTATCGAATTAGTATAA
- a CDS encoding DNA-directed RNA polymerase subunit alpha: protein MKKIKTTPLAPQEFEVEQISDNEANIMAYPFEVGYAISLAHPLRRFLLSSSVGYAPIAIKIEGAKHEFDSVRGMLEDISDFILNLKEIRFKLNNDATQAEINYSFAGPCTIKGADLSNDEVEVVTPDAPLATLNEDSTLNFTLKIAQGIGYVASEDTAVEVADDDYIALDAYFTPVRSATYKIDNVLVEDNPNFERVIMNIKTDGQISPIDAFRNSLEVMYAQLAVFNSEISIKAPATIERVEESPDLKKLTTNIDSLGLSARSFNCLDRSSIKLIGEIVLMSTNDLKNVKNLGKKSYDEIVEKIQEFGFEVGADLADDVVTALKKKIEAVQA from the coding sequence ATGAAAAAGATTAAAACTACTCCACTTGCTCCACAAGAGTTTGAGGTAGAACAAATAAGTGATAATGAAGCAAATATCATGGCATACCCTTTTGAAGTAGGGTATGCTATATCGTTGGCTCATCCACTTCGCCGTTTTCTATTAAGCAGCTCGGTTGGTTATGCGCCAATTGCTATTAAAATCGAGGGTGCTAAACATGAGTTTGACTCAGTTCGTGGTATGCTTGAAGATATTTCAGATTTTATCTTAAATCTTAAAGAGATTCGCTTTAAATTAAACAATGATGCAACACAGGCAGAGATTAATTACAGCTTTGCGGGACCGTGTACTATTAAAGGTGCAGATCTTAGCAATGATGAAGTAGAGGTGGTAACACCTGATGCTCCGCTTGCAACTTTAAATGAAGATTCAACACTTAACTTCACACTTAAGATTGCTCAAGGGATTGGCTATGTAGCGAGTGAAGATACGGCTGTAGAAGTTGCTGATGATGATTATATTGCGTTAGATGCTTATTTTACTCCGGTAAGAAGCGCAACGTATAAAATTGACAATGTATTGGTAGAAGATAACCCTAACTTTGAAAGAGTTATTATGAATATCAAAACTGATGGACAGATTTCTCCTATTGATGCATTTAGAAACTCTTTAGAAGTAATGTATGCACAGTTAGCTGTATTTAATTCAGAAATCAGTATTAAAGCTCCTGCTACAATTGAGAGAGTTGAAGAATCACCTGATTTGAAAAAACTAACAACTAATATTGATAGTTTAGGATTAAGTGCACGTAGTTTTAACTGTCTTGATCGCTCAAGCATTAAACTCATCGGTGAAATTGTACTTATGAGTACAAATGATTTGAAAAATGTTAAAAATCTTGGAAAAAAATCTTATGATGAAATCGTAGAAAAAATTCAAGAATTTGGTTTTGAAGTTGGTGCTGATTTAGCTGATGATGTAGTCACTGCACTGAAAAAGAAAATAGAAGCCGTACAGGCGTAA
- the rpsD gene encoding 30S ribosomal protein S4, whose protein sequence is MARYRGPVEKIERRFGVSLNLKGERRLAGKSALEKRPYGPGQHGQRRKKVSEYGLQLNEKQKAKFMYGISEKQFRALFVEAKRRDGNTGTNLITLIEQRLDNVVYRMGFASTRRFARQLVTHGHILVDGKKLDIPSYRVKPGQKIEVKEASKANNQVVRAIELTNQTGLAPWVDIDAEKVYGIFTRLPEREEVVIPVEERLIVELYSK, encoded by the coding sequence ATGGCAAGATATAGAGGTCCAGTAGAAAAGATCGAAAGAAGATTCGGAGTAAGCCTAAACTTAAAAGGTGAGCGTCGTTTAGCAGGAAAATCTGCTTTAGAAAAGCGTCCTTACGGTCCAGGTCAACATGGCCAACGTCGTAAAAAAGTTTCTGAGTATGGTTTACAACTTAATGAAAAGCAAAAAGCGAAATTCATGTATGGTATTTCTGAAAAGCAATTCCGTGCTTTATTCGTTGAAGCAAAACGTCGTGATGGAAATACAGGTACAAACCTTATTACATTAATTGAGCAAAGATTAGACAATGTTGTTTATAGAATGGGATTTGCATCTACTCGTAGATTTGCTCGTCAACTAGTAACACATGGTCACATCTTAGTTGATGGTAAAAAACTTGATATTCCTTCTTACCGTGTTAAACCGGGTCAAAAAATAGAAGTGAAAGAAGCTAGTAAAGCTAACAATCAAGTTGTTCGTGCTATCGAGCTTACAAACCAAACTGGTCTTGCTCCATGGGTAGACATCGATGCTGAAAAAGTGTATGGTATCTTTACTCGTCTTCCAGAGCGTGAAGAAGTTGTTATTCCAGTTGAAGAACGTTTAATCGTTGAGCTTTACTCGAAATAA
- the rpsK gene encoding 30S ribosomal protein S11, with amino-acid sequence MAKRKAVRKKVVKKNISRGIVHIAASFNNTLVTITDEMGNMIAWSSAGSLGFKGSKKSTPFAAQAAVEDAVAKAQVHGIKELGIKVQGPGSGRETAVKAVGAIEGIRVTFMKDVTPLPHNGCRAPKRRRV; translated from the coding sequence ATGGCAAAAAGAAAAGCTGTTAGAAAAAAAGTAGTAAAAAAGAATATATCACGTGGTATTGTTCATATTGCGGCATCATTTAATAATACTCTTGTAACTATTACAGATGAAATGGGTAATATGATTGCTTGGAGTTCTGCTGGAAGCCTTGGTTTTAAAGGTTCTAAAAAATCAACTCCATTTGCTGCACAAGCGGCTGTTGAAGATGCAGTTGCAAAAGCTCAAGTACATGGTATTAAAGAACTTGGTATTAAAGTTCAAGGTCCTGGTTCTGGTCGTGAAACTGCAGTGAAAGCTGTCGGTGCTATCGAAGGAATCCGTGTTACATTTATGAAAGATGTTACACCATTACCACACAACGGTTGTCGCGCGCCTAAGCGTCGTAGAGTTTAA